One Cotesia glomerata isolate CgM1 linkage group LG8, MPM_Cglom_v2.3, whole genome shotgun sequence genomic window carries:
- the LOC123270244 gene encoding prominin-1-A isoform X2 encodes MLKVILISILLHVCLLLHVNAADNFNSEYIYQDETLNFNNYNNNYDTNYNLTTIITPLGVQESSLISFDGNENLTAGMDSHKMDDDLNIHKQVLQFPKIPYNQDFHISEVIKSANYSFYFNFLHVFIQFVQPYDIPSDLLKDILENRVTTSKLITESMHMEVGLLILVGVCSILACVIPGTELWLACRPIREDYKPTQYPGFLTFVLYILAFILGLGMGILILFNELTNMGMEKIPKTIDQAIDDLNNYHSGTTVQFRKCLTRSLDVASEAIMADLDNIDELLGKPVQIELSYETGLENTLTQLLDVANASQDIGANANNLIKNAETAKELTAELSNELNGIKRDLEKVISSCSNPQDRLLCSTINTNGLVINFQINKILRDERLLRLRSINRDNLTEDARRARGEYLYVPHHISRSTLDIKNQIRRELSLIRGRLFDETRNLESSNSHFNRKIESIKKYIHRDVVPYILEFEETRWLSGIATVILVFFVWILLVSALICRCTSSDNKIRTTLLCGSFFNCIISILLWLIMILMIFISTHTELILCRALEGDRNYKTLETIIESKHFLGKPLEMSLKDFIEKCEENEGVYPTYLLDNQKKLEEITDYWKWSGLTEVLSVLKADLKGLKILTSSFEGKLDSLMFACEANLTSYRTIADCQVRGSVVSRDIIALSEQIFNIARQINDRRASRELEAIGTSMRSLMIKKVKPLALIQDTIVDQLITLDIKLQPYQQRLNDTFVHLKSVQYYIDVQGEFFAQLKTKHYVERLNNYLDQWRKHVLTEMKFGIAKCRPLYNILQGFKILICQDILGPLDTFWFIIFLSIIIMMITTPIQHVLACVFKKFDKIIVFTPNRRRESTETIVIDRGNWRTPDPPPLPRRDDW; translated from the exons ATGTTAAAAg tgATATTAATAAGTATACTACTACATGTCTGTCTCTTACTACATGTAAACGCTgcagataattttaattccgaGTACATATATCAAgatgaaactttaaattttaacaattacaaCAATAACTACGacactaattataatttaacaacGATAATAACACCGCTCGGTGTTCAAGAATCTTCTCTAATAAGTTTTGATGGTAATGAAAATCTTACTGCTGGAATGGATTCTCATAAAATGGACGATGATTTGAATATTCATAAACAAGTGTTacaatttccaaaaattccaTACAATCAAGATTTTCACATATCTGAAGTCATAAAATCTGCcaattatagtttttatttcaattttttacatgtgtTTATTCAATTTGTTCAGCCTTATGATATACCTTCAG ATTTACTAAAAGACATCCTAGAAAATCGCGTAACGACATCGAAACTAATAACAGAG TCAATGCATATGGAGGTCGGTTTACTCATCCTCGTAGGCGTTTGTTCTATTTTGGCTTGTGTCATTCCTGGCACAGAACTCTGGCTTGCTTGTCGTCCTATCAGAGAGGATTATAAGCCGACACAATATCCCGGATTCCTAACTTTTGTACTCTATATATTGGCCTTTATACTTGG ACTAGGTATGGgaattttgatattatttaacgAGCTGACCAACATGGGTATGGAGAAGATTCCAAAGACAATTGACCAAGCAATTGATGATCTCAATAACTATCACTCGGGTACCACTGTACAATTTCGCAAGTGCCTGACCAGAAGCCTAGATGTTGCAAGCGAAGCGATTATGGCCGACCTTGATA ACATTGATGAGCTGCTAGGAAAGCCAGTTCAAATTGAGCTGTCCTACGAAACCGGGTTGGAAAATACGCTTACCCAGTTACTGGATGTTGCTAATG ccAGCCAAGACATCGGTGCCAATgcaaataatttgataaagaATGCCGAAACAGCCAAAGAACTGACCGCTGAATTGAGCAATGAATTGAACGGAATCAAGCGTGACCTTGAGAAGGTCATCAGCAGTTGCTCGAATCCTCAAGATCGGTTGCTCTGCTCTACTATCAATACTAATGGTCTTGTTATCAACTTTCAAATCAACAAG ATTTTAAGGGACGAAAGGTTACTGAGGTTGCGCAGCATAAACCGTGATAATTTGACAGAAGATGCAAGACGCGCACGCGGGGAATACTTGTATGTGCCTCACCATATTTCAAGGAGTactttggacatcaaaaacC aaataagAAGAGAGTTAAGTTTAATTCGAGGCCGACTATTCGATGAAACTCGTAATTTAGAATCAAGTAATTCACACTTTAATCGTAAaattgaatcaattaaaaaatacattcacCGTGACGTAGTTCCTTATATTCTTGAATTTGAAGAGACAAGATGGCTCAGTGGAATcg CTACTGTTATTTTGGTGTTTTTTGTATGGATTTTATTGGTAAGCGCATTAATATGTCGGTGTACATCTAGTGATAATAAAATACGGACCACGCTACTGTG cggatcattttttaattgcattATATCAATACTTCTCTggttaataatgatattaatgatattcatATCAACACACACTGAGCTAATACTTTGCCGAGCGCTTGAAGGTGACAGGAATTACAAAACACTTGAGACAATAATCGAATCAAAGCATTTTCTGGGAAAACCTCTTGAGATGTCACTTAAAGATTTTAtcga AAAGTGTGAAGAAAATGAAGGAGTGTATCCAACCTACCTATTAGACAaccaaaaaaaacttgaagaaATAACCGATTACTGGAAATGGTCGGGTCTTACTGAGGTGTTGTCAGTCCTAAAAGCCGATTTGAAGGGCTTAAAGATTCTAACGAGCAGTTTTGAGGGTAAATTGGACAGTCTTATGTTTGCTTGCGAGGCAAATTTGACCAGCTATCGTACTATA GCTGATTGTCAGGTGCGGGGATCAGTGGTGAGCCGCGATATAATAGCGCTATCTgagcaaatatttaatatagcGCGTCAAATAAATGACCGTAGAGCGTCCAGAGAGCTCGAAGCGATCGGCACCTCAATGCGGTCCCTGatgattaaaaaagtaaagccGCTTGCGCTGATACAGGATACTATTGTCGACCAGCTAATAACACTAGACATTAAGCTACAACCCTACCAACAGAGACTCAATGATACTTTTGTCCACTTGAAGAGTGTTCAGTATTATATCGATGTTCAGGGGGAATTTTTTGCCCAAttg AAAACAAAGCACTACGTCGAACGACTAAACAATTATCTCGACCAATGGAGGAAGCACGTTCTAACCGAAATGAAATTCGGCATCGCGAAATGTCGGCCATTGTACAATATTTTACAGGGATTCAAAATTCTCATTTGCCAGGATATTTTGGGCCCACTA GACACATTTtggttcataatttttcttagtatTATCATTATGATGATAACAACACCAATTCAACATGTTTTGGCATgtgtgtttaaaaaatttgataaaataattgtttttactcCAAATAGacg CAGAGAAAGTACAGAAACAATAGTAATCGATCGCGGTAATTGGCGAACACCCGA cccCCCACCACTGCCCCGAAGAGACGACTggtaa
- the LOC123270244 gene encoding prominin-1-A isoform X1, with product MLLILILISILLHVCLLLHVNAADNFNSEYIYQDETLNFNNYNNNYDTNYNLTTIITPLGVQESSLISFDGNENLTAGMDSHKMDDDLNIHKQVLQFPKIPYNQDFHISEVIKSANYSFYFNFLHVFIQFVQPYDIPSDLLKDILENRVTTSKLITESMHMEVGLLILVGVCSILACVIPGTELWLACRPIREDYKPTQYPGFLTFVLYILAFILGLGMGILILFNELTNMGMEKIPKTIDQAIDDLNNYHSGTTVQFRKCLTRSLDVASEAIMADLDNIDELLGKPVQIELSYETGLENTLTQLLDVANASQDIGANANNLIKNAETAKELTAELSNELNGIKRDLEKVISSCSNPQDRLLCSTINTNGLVINFQINKILRDERLLRLRSINRDNLTEDARRARGEYLYVPHHISRSTLDIKNQIRRELSLIRGRLFDETRNLESSNSHFNRKIESIKKYIHRDVVPYILEFEETRWLSGIATVILVFFVWILLVSALICRCTSSDNKIRTTLLCGSFFNCIISILLWLIMILMIFISTHTELILCRALEGDRNYKTLETIIESKHFLGKPLEMSLKDFIEKCEENEGVYPTYLLDNQKKLEEITDYWKWSGLTEVLSVLKADLKGLKILTSSFEGKLDSLMFACEANLTSYRTIADCQVRGSVVSRDIIALSEQIFNIARQINDRRASRELEAIGTSMRSLMIKKVKPLALIQDTIVDQLITLDIKLQPYQQRLNDTFVHLKSVQYYIDVQGEFFAQLKTKHYVERLNNYLDQWRKHVLTEMKFGIAKCRPLYNILQGFKILICQDILGPLDTFWFIIFLSIIIMMITTPIQHVLACVFKKFDKIIVFTPNRRRESTETIVIDRGNWRTPDPPPLPRRDDW from the exons ATGTTATTGATAT tgATATTAATAAGTATACTACTACATGTCTGTCTCTTACTACATGTAAACGCTgcagataattttaattccgaGTACATATATCAAgatgaaactttaaattttaacaattacaaCAATAACTACGacactaattataatttaacaacGATAATAACACCGCTCGGTGTTCAAGAATCTTCTCTAATAAGTTTTGATGGTAATGAAAATCTTACTGCTGGAATGGATTCTCATAAAATGGACGATGATTTGAATATTCATAAACAAGTGTTacaatttccaaaaattccaTACAATCAAGATTTTCACATATCTGAAGTCATAAAATCTGCcaattatagtttttatttcaattttttacatgtgtTTATTCAATTTGTTCAGCCTTATGATATACCTTCAG ATTTACTAAAAGACATCCTAGAAAATCGCGTAACGACATCGAAACTAATAACAGAG TCAATGCATATGGAGGTCGGTTTACTCATCCTCGTAGGCGTTTGTTCTATTTTGGCTTGTGTCATTCCTGGCACAGAACTCTGGCTTGCTTGTCGTCCTATCAGAGAGGATTATAAGCCGACACAATATCCCGGATTCCTAACTTTTGTACTCTATATATTGGCCTTTATACTTGG ACTAGGTATGGgaattttgatattatttaacgAGCTGACCAACATGGGTATGGAGAAGATTCCAAAGACAATTGACCAAGCAATTGATGATCTCAATAACTATCACTCGGGTACCACTGTACAATTTCGCAAGTGCCTGACCAGAAGCCTAGATGTTGCAAGCGAAGCGATTATGGCCGACCTTGATA ACATTGATGAGCTGCTAGGAAAGCCAGTTCAAATTGAGCTGTCCTACGAAACCGGGTTGGAAAATACGCTTACCCAGTTACTGGATGTTGCTAATG ccAGCCAAGACATCGGTGCCAATgcaaataatttgataaagaATGCCGAAACAGCCAAAGAACTGACCGCTGAATTGAGCAATGAATTGAACGGAATCAAGCGTGACCTTGAGAAGGTCATCAGCAGTTGCTCGAATCCTCAAGATCGGTTGCTCTGCTCTACTATCAATACTAATGGTCTTGTTATCAACTTTCAAATCAACAAG ATTTTAAGGGACGAAAGGTTACTGAGGTTGCGCAGCATAAACCGTGATAATTTGACAGAAGATGCAAGACGCGCACGCGGGGAATACTTGTATGTGCCTCACCATATTTCAAGGAGTactttggacatcaaaaacC aaataagAAGAGAGTTAAGTTTAATTCGAGGCCGACTATTCGATGAAACTCGTAATTTAGAATCAAGTAATTCACACTTTAATCGTAAaattgaatcaattaaaaaatacattcacCGTGACGTAGTTCCTTATATTCTTGAATTTGAAGAGACAAGATGGCTCAGTGGAATcg CTACTGTTATTTTGGTGTTTTTTGTATGGATTTTATTGGTAAGCGCATTAATATGTCGGTGTACATCTAGTGATAATAAAATACGGACCACGCTACTGTG cggatcattttttaattgcattATATCAATACTTCTCTggttaataatgatattaatgatattcatATCAACACACACTGAGCTAATACTTTGCCGAGCGCTTGAAGGTGACAGGAATTACAAAACACTTGAGACAATAATCGAATCAAAGCATTTTCTGGGAAAACCTCTTGAGATGTCACTTAAAGATTTTAtcga AAAGTGTGAAGAAAATGAAGGAGTGTATCCAACCTACCTATTAGACAaccaaaaaaaacttgaagaaATAACCGATTACTGGAAATGGTCGGGTCTTACTGAGGTGTTGTCAGTCCTAAAAGCCGATTTGAAGGGCTTAAAGATTCTAACGAGCAGTTTTGAGGGTAAATTGGACAGTCTTATGTTTGCTTGCGAGGCAAATTTGACCAGCTATCGTACTATA GCTGATTGTCAGGTGCGGGGATCAGTGGTGAGCCGCGATATAATAGCGCTATCTgagcaaatatttaatatagcGCGTCAAATAAATGACCGTAGAGCGTCCAGAGAGCTCGAAGCGATCGGCACCTCAATGCGGTCCCTGatgattaaaaaagtaaagccGCTTGCGCTGATACAGGATACTATTGTCGACCAGCTAATAACACTAGACATTAAGCTACAACCCTACCAACAGAGACTCAATGATACTTTTGTCCACTTGAAGAGTGTTCAGTATTATATCGATGTTCAGGGGGAATTTTTTGCCCAAttg AAAACAAAGCACTACGTCGAACGACTAAACAATTATCTCGACCAATGGAGGAAGCACGTTCTAACCGAAATGAAATTCGGCATCGCGAAATGTCGGCCATTGTACAATATTTTACAGGGATTCAAAATTCTCATTTGCCAGGATATTTTGGGCCCACTA GACACATTTtggttcataatttttcttagtatTATCATTATGATGATAACAACACCAATTCAACATGTTTTGGCATgtgtgtttaaaaaatttgataaaataattgtttttactcCAAATAGacg CAGAGAAAGTACAGAAACAATAGTAATCGATCGCGGTAATTGGCGAACACCCGA cccCCCACCACTGCCCCGAAGAGACGACTggtaa
- the LOC123270244 gene encoding prominin-1-A isoform X3 — MLLILILISILLHVCLLLHVNAADNFNSEYIYQDETLNFNNYNNNYDTNYNLTTIITPLGVQESSLISFDGNENLTAGMDSHKMDDDLNIHKQVLQFPKIPYNQDFHISEVIKSANYSFYFNFLHVFIQFVQPYDIPSDLLKDILENRVTTSKLITESMHMEVGLLILVGVCSILACVIPGTELWLACRPIREDYKPTQYPGFLTFVLYILAFILGLGMGILILFNELTNMGMEKIPKTIDQAIDDLNNYHSGTTVQFRKCLTRSLDVASEAIMADLDNIDELLGKPVQIELSYETGLENTLTQLLDVANASQDIGANANNLIKNAETAKELTAELSNELNGIKRDLEKVISSCSNPQDRLLCSTINTNGLVINFQINKILRDERLLRLRSINRDNLTEDARRARGEYLYVPHHISRSTLDIKNQIRRELSLIRGRLFDETRNLESSNSHFNRKIESIKKYIHRDVVPYILEFEETRWLSGIATVILVFFVWILLVSALICRCTSSDNKIRTTLLCGSFFNCIISILLWLIMILMIFISTHTELILCRALEGDRNYKTLETIIESKHFLGKPLEMSLKDFIEKCEENEGVYPTYLLDNQKKLEEITDYWKWSGLTEVLSVLKADLKGLKILTSSFEGKLDSLMFACEANLTSYRTIADCQVRGSVVSRDIIALSEQIFNIARQINDRRASRELEAIGTSMRSLMIKKVKPLALIQDTIVDQLITLDIKLQPYQQRLNDTFVHLKSVQYYIDVQGEFFAQLKTKHYVERLNNYLDQWRKHVLTEMKFGIAKCRPLYNILQGFKILICQDILGPLDTFWFIIFLSIIIMMITTPIQHVLACVFKKFDKIIVFTPNRRESTETIVIDRGNWRTPDPPPLPRRDDW, encoded by the exons ATGTTATTGATAT tgATATTAATAAGTATACTACTACATGTCTGTCTCTTACTACATGTAAACGCTgcagataattttaattccgaGTACATATATCAAgatgaaactttaaattttaacaattacaaCAATAACTACGacactaattataatttaacaacGATAATAACACCGCTCGGTGTTCAAGAATCTTCTCTAATAAGTTTTGATGGTAATGAAAATCTTACTGCTGGAATGGATTCTCATAAAATGGACGATGATTTGAATATTCATAAACAAGTGTTacaatttccaaaaattccaTACAATCAAGATTTTCACATATCTGAAGTCATAAAATCTGCcaattatagtttttatttcaattttttacatgtgtTTATTCAATTTGTTCAGCCTTATGATATACCTTCAG ATTTACTAAAAGACATCCTAGAAAATCGCGTAACGACATCGAAACTAATAACAGAG TCAATGCATATGGAGGTCGGTTTACTCATCCTCGTAGGCGTTTGTTCTATTTTGGCTTGTGTCATTCCTGGCACAGAACTCTGGCTTGCTTGTCGTCCTATCAGAGAGGATTATAAGCCGACACAATATCCCGGATTCCTAACTTTTGTACTCTATATATTGGCCTTTATACTTGG ACTAGGTATGGgaattttgatattatttaacgAGCTGACCAACATGGGTATGGAGAAGATTCCAAAGACAATTGACCAAGCAATTGATGATCTCAATAACTATCACTCGGGTACCACTGTACAATTTCGCAAGTGCCTGACCAGAAGCCTAGATGTTGCAAGCGAAGCGATTATGGCCGACCTTGATA ACATTGATGAGCTGCTAGGAAAGCCAGTTCAAATTGAGCTGTCCTACGAAACCGGGTTGGAAAATACGCTTACCCAGTTACTGGATGTTGCTAATG ccAGCCAAGACATCGGTGCCAATgcaaataatttgataaagaATGCCGAAACAGCCAAAGAACTGACCGCTGAATTGAGCAATGAATTGAACGGAATCAAGCGTGACCTTGAGAAGGTCATCAGCAGTTGCTCGAATCCTCAAGATCGGTTGCTCTGCTCTACTATCAATACTAATGGTCTTGTTATCAACTTTCAAATCAACAAG ATTTTAAGGGACGAAAGGTTACTGAGGTTGCGCAGCATAAACCGTGATAATTTGACAGAAGATGCAAGACGCGCACGCGGGGAATACTTGTATGTGCCTCACCATATTTCAAGGAGTactttggacatcaaaaacC aaataagAAGAGAGTTAAGTTTAATTCGAGGCCGACTATTCGATGAAACTCGTAATTTAGAATCAAGTAATTCACACTTTAATCGTAAaattgaatcaattaaaaaatacattcacCGTGACGTAGTTCCTTATATTCTTGAATTTGAAGAGACAAGATGGCTCAGTGGAATcg CTACTGTTATTTTGGTGTTTTTTGTATGGATTTTATTGGTAAGCGCATTAATATGTCGGTGTACATCTAGTGATAATAAAATACGGACCACGCTACTGTG cggatcattttttaattgcattATATCAATACTTCTCTggttaataatgatattaatgatattcatATCAACACACACTGAGCTAATACTTTGCCGAGCGCTTGAAGGTGACAGGAATTACAAAACACTTGAGACAATAATCGAATCAAAGCATTTTCTGGGAAAACCTCTTGAGATGTCACTTAAAGATTTTAtcga AAAGTGTGAAGAAAATGAAGGAGTGTATCCAACCTACCTATTAGACAaccaaaaaaaacttgaagaaATAACCGATTACTGGAAATGGTCGGGTCTTACTGAGGTGTTGTCAGTCCTAAAAGCCGATTTGAAGGGCTTAAAGATTCTAACGAGCAGTTTTGAGGGTAAATTGGACAGTCTTATGTTTGCTTGCGAGGCAAATTTGACCAGCTATCGTACTATA GCTGATTGTCAGGTGCGGGGATCAGTGGTGAGCCGCGATATAATAGCGCTATCTgagcaaatatttaatatagcGCGTCAAATAAATGACCGTAGAGCGTCCAGAGAGCTCGAAGCGATCGGCACCTCAATGCGGTCCCTGatgattaaaaaagtaaagccGCTTGCGCTGATACAGGATACTATTGTCGACCAGCTAATAACACTAGACATTAAGCTACAACCCTACCAACAGAGACTCAATGATACTTTTGTCCACTTGAAGAGTGTTCAGTATTATATCGATGTTCAGGGGGAATTTTTTGCCCAAttg AAAACAAAGCACTACGTCGAACGACTAAACAATTATCTCGACCAATGGAGGAAGCACGTTCTAACCGAAATGAAATTCGGCATCGCGAAATGTCGGCCATTGTACAATATTTTACAGGGATTCAAAATTCTCATTTGCCAGGATATTTTGGGCCCACTA GACACATTTtggttcataatttttcttagtatTATCATTATGATGATAACAACACCAATTCAACATGTTTTGGCATgtgtgtttaaaaaatttgataaaataattgtttttactcCAAATAGacg AGAAAGTACAGAAACAATAGTAATCGATCGCGGTAATTGGCGAACACCCGA cccCCCACCACTGCCCCGAAGAGACGACTggtaa
- the LOC123270244 gene encoding prominin-1-A isoform X4: MLLILILISILLHVCLLLHVNAADNFNSEYIYQDETLNFNNYNNNYDTNYNLTTIITPLGVQESSLISFDGNENLTAGMDSHKMDDDLNIHKQVLQFPKIPYNQDFHISEVIKSANYSFYFNFLHVFIQFVQPYDIPSDLLKDILENRVTTSKLITESMHMEVGLLILVGVCSILACVIPGTELWLACRPIREDYKPTQYPGFLTFVLYILAFILGLGMGILILFNELTNMGMEKIPKTIDQAIDDLNNYHSGTTVQFRKCLTRSLDVASEAIMADLDNIDELLGKPVQIELSYETGLENTLTQLLDVANASQDIGANANNLIKNAETAKELTAELSNELNGIKRDLEKVISSCSNPQDRLLCSTINTNGLVINFQINKILRDERLLRLRSINRDNLTEDARRARGEYLYVPHHISRSTLDIKNQIRRELSLIRGRLFDETRNLESSNSHFNRKIESIKKYIHRDVVPYILEFEETRWLSGIATVILVFFVWILLVSALICRCTSSDNKIRTTLLCGSFFNCIISILLWLIMILMIFISTHTELILCRALEGDRNYKTLETIIESKHFLGKPLEMSLKDFIEKCEENEGVYPTYLLDNQKKLEEITDYWKWSGLTEVLSVLKADLKGLKILTSSFEGKLDSLMFACEANLTSYRTIVRGSVVSRDIIALSEQIFNIARQINDRRASRELEAIGTSMRSLMIKKVKPLALIQDTIVDQLITLDIKLQPYQQRLNDTFVHLKSVQYYIDVQGEFFAQLKTKHYVERLNNYLDQWRKHVLTEMKFGIAKCRPLYNILQGFKILICQDILGPLDTFWFIIFLSIIIMMITTPIQHVLACVFKKFDKIIVFTPNRRRESTETIVIDRGNWRTPDPPPLPRRDDW; encoded by the exons ATGTTATTGATAT tgATATTAATAAGTATACTACTACATGTCTGTCTCTTACTACATGTAAACGCTgcagataattttaattccgaGTACATATATCAAgatgaaactttaaattttaacaattacaaCAATAACTACGacactaattataatttaacaacGATAATAACACCGCTCGGTGTTCAAGAATCTTCTCTAATAAGTTTTGATGGTAATGAAAATCTTACTGCTGGAATGGATTCTCATAAAATGGACGATGATTTGAATATTCATAAACAAGTGTTacaatttccaaaaattccaTACAATCAAGATTTTCACATATCTGAAGTCATAAAATCTGCcaattatagtttttatttcaattttttacatgtgtTTATTCAATTTGTTCAGCCTTATGATATACCTTCAG ATTTACTAAAAGACATCCTAGAAAATCGCGTAACGACATCGAAACTAATAACAGAG TCAATGCATATGGAGGTCGGTTTACTCATCCTCGTAGGCGTTTGTTCTATTTTGGCTTGTGTCATTCCTGGCACAGAACTCTGGCTTGCTTGTCGTCCTATCAGAGAGGATTATAAGCCGACACAATATCCCGGATTCCTAACTTTTGTACTCTATATATTGGCCTTTATACTTGG ACTAGGTATGGgaattttgatattatttaacgAGCTGACCAACATGGGTATGGAGAAGATTCCAAAGACAATTGACCAAGCAATTGATGATCTCAATAACTATCACTCGGGTACCACTGTACAATTTCGCAAGTGCCTGACCAGAAGCCTAGATGTTGCAAGCGAAGCGATTATGGCCGACCTTGATA ACATTGATGAGCTGCTAGGAAAGCCAGTTCAAATTGAGCTGTCCTACGAAACCGGGTTGGAAAATACGCTTACCCAGTTACTGGATGTTGCTAATG ccAGCCAAGACATCGGTGCCAATgcaaataatttgataaagaATGCCGAAACAGCCAAAGAACTGACCGCTGAATTGAGCAATGAATTGAACGGAATCAAGCGTGACCTTGAGAAGGTCATCAGCAGTTGCTCGAATCCTCAAGATCGGTTGCTCTGCTCTACTATCAATACTAATGGTCTTGTTATCAACTTTCAAATCAACAAG ATTTTAAGGGACGAAAGGTTACTGAGGTTGCGCAGCATAAACCGTGATAATTTGACAGAAGATGCAAGACGCGCACGCGGGGAATACTTGTATGTGCCTCACCATATTTCAAGGAGTactttggacatcaaaaacC aaataagAAGAGAGTTAAGTTTAATTCGAGGCCGACTATTCGATGAAACTCGTAATTTAGAATCAAGTAATTCACACTTTAATCGTAAaattgaatcaattaaaaaatacattcacCGTGACGTAGTTCCTTATATTCTTGAATTTGAAGAGACAAGATGGCTCAGTGGAATcg CTACTGTTATTTTGGTGTTTTTTGTATGGATTTTATTGGTAAGCGCATTAATATGTCGGTGTACATCTAGTGATAATAAAATACGGACCACGCTACTGTG cggatcattttttaattgcattATATCAATACTTCTCTggttaataatgatattaatgatattcatATCAACACACACTGAGCTAATACTTTGCCGAGCGCTTGAAGGTGACAGGAATTACAAAACACTTGAGACAATAATCGAATCAAAGCATTTTCTGGGAAAACCTCTTGAGATGTCACTTAAAGATTTTAtcga AAAGTGTGAAGAAAATGAAGGAGTGTATCCAACCTACCTATTAGACAaccaaaaaaaacttgaagaaATAACCGATTACTGGAAATGGTCGGGTCTTACTGAGGTGTTGTCAGTCCTAAAAGCCGATTTGAAGGGCTTAAAGATTCTAACGAGCAGTTTTGAGGGTAAATTGGACAGTCTTATGTTTGCTTGCGAGGCAAATTTGACCAGCTATCGTACTATA GTGCGGGGATCAGTGGTGAGCCGCGATATAATAGCGCTATCTgagcaaatatttaatatagcGCGTCAAATAAATGACCGTAGAGCGTCCAGAGAGCTCGAAGCGATCGGCACCTCAATGCGGTCCCTGatgattaaaaaagtaaagccGCTTGCGCTGATACAGGATACTATTGTCGACCAGCTAATAACACTAGACATTAAGCTACAACCCTACCAACAGAGACTCAATGATACTTTTGTCCACTTGAAGAGTGTTCAGTATTATATCGATGTTCAGGGGGAATTTTTTGCCCAAttg AAAACAAAGCACTACGTCGAACGACTAAACAATTATCTCGACCAATGGAGGAAGCACGTTCTAACCGAAATGAAATTCGGCATCGCGAAATGTCGGCCATTGTACAATATTTTACAGGGATTCAAAATTCTCATTTGCCAGGATATTTTGGGCCCACTA GACACATTTtggttcataatttttcttagtatTATCATTATGATGATAACAACACCAATTCAACATGTTTTGGCATgtgtgtttaaaaaatttgataaaataattgtttttactcCAAATAGacg CAGAGAAAGTACAGAAACAATAGTAATCGATCGCGGTAATTGGCGAACACCCGA cccCCCACCACTGCCCCGAAGAGACGACTggtaa